One segment of Aminivibrio pyruvatiphilus DNA contains the following:
- a CDS encoding response regulator: protein MAPFSGQTQGGSAPDEPQRRIPELEEALRRAEDSSRNKSAFIANLSHEIRTPLNSIIGVANLFQGTRLDLEQKKFVEMLSTSARDLHRLVEELLDLSLIETGRLTLQSEPFPVRSNCSRTIRPLAVSIQERRLSLELQVDPAVPEYLRGDSARMSQILRNMVTNAIAFTPKGTIRVRVFLEEETESSANLHVTAGHPDGGTGAEKRRDTDYSNMERKDFSASFQGAGMGLLIARGIAEAMGGKLWTEFSGSGDRIIHFRASLGKIPSGEALPGKEEKSGKEIPAAAAPLPAEISILVVDDNRFNRSLARTILRKMGGPGWRVSLAESGSEALQLMEEQHFDLVFMDVQMPEMDGLECTRLVRKKETGRDRRSVIIAMTAYAMEGDRRMCLDAGMDDYIAKPVEAEELRTVISRNLA, encoded by the coding sequence ATGGCTCCATTTTCAGGACAGACACAAGGCGGATCCGCGCCGGACGAACCACAGCGGCGTATCCCTGAACTCGAAGAGGCCCTCCGCAGGGCCGAGGACAGCAGCAGGAACAAGAGCGCCTTCATAGCCAACCTCAGCCATGAAATACGCACCCCCCTCAACTCCATCATCGGAGTGGCCAACCTGTTCCAGGGGACCAGGCTGGACCTGGAGCAAAAAAAATTCGTCGAAATGCTCTCCACTTCGGCGAGGGACCTGCACCGTCTGGTGGAAGAGCTCCTGGACCTCTCCCTCATCGAGACGGGGCGCCTCACCCTGCAGAGCGAACCCTTTCCCGTCAGATCGAACTGTTCCAGGACAATCCGTCCTCTTGCCGTTTCGATCCAGGAACGGCGGCTTTCCCTGGAGCTGCAGGTGGACCCCGCCGTCCCGGAGTACCTCCGGGGGGACAGCGCACGGATGAGCCAGATCCTCAGAAACATGGTGACCAACGCCATAGCCTTTACTCCCAAAGGGACGATCAGGGTTCGGGTCTTCCTGGAGGAAGAAACCGAATCATCGGCGAACCTTCACGTCACGGCGGGCCATCCCGACGGCGGGACGGGGGCGGAGAAAAGGCGGGATACGGACTACTCGAACATGGAACGGAAGGATTTTTCCGCTTCCTTCCAGGGTGCGGGCATGGGGCTTCTTATCGCCCGGGGGATCGCGGAAGCCATGGGCGGGAAACTCTGGACAGAGTTTTCGGGTTCAGGCGACAGGATCATTCATTTCCGGGCCTCCCTGGGAAAGATACCCTCCGGAGAGGCCCTTCCGGGGAAGGAAGAAAAATCCGGCAAGGAAATTCCCGCGGCGGCGGCCCCTCTCCCTGCGGAGATTTCCATACTTGTGGTGGATGACAACAGGTTCAACAGGAGCCTCGCCAGGACCATTCTCAGGAAAATGGGCGGTCCCGGCTGGAGGGTATCCCTGGCTGAAAGCGGGTCCGAGGCTCTGCAGCTCATGGAGGAGCAGCACTTCGACCTTGTCTTCATGGATGTGCAGATGCCTGAAATGGACGGACTCGAATGCACCAGGCTGGTCAGGAAGAAAGAGACCGGCCGGGACCGGCGGTCCGTCATCATCGCCATGACGGCCTACGCCATGGAGGGAGACCGCAGAATGTGCCTCGACGCCGGAATGGACGACTATATCGCCAAGCCGGTGGAGGCGGAAGAGCTCCGCACCGTTATCTCGAGAAACCTGGCCTAG
- a CDS encoding PQQ-binding-like beta-propeller repeat protein, which translates to MKSYRIIPLLLIAVALIALPAADEASAWRGVQKWSYDAQNSVTGSPVAVNGNIVIGDSEGRLLALDGTTGELRWTFTAGATINGAPALLGPTLFTGGADGTLFAVDATTGREVWHFSPPEKYTPGAIWSSPAAGNGRVYFNSADGKVYALDGASGNLVWTFDTGRELRSSPVLSGNLLFVGAYEGLFHALDAGTGKKAWGGGSGGPITTPTAADGMVFFGSWDGTLQAVRIQGVIPQWKFSTGESITTRPLVAEGRIFFGTVNGKLVALEGASGKLLWEFPVPGGIHSNPAYHEGMVFFGSDGGTLFALDAATGREAWKFESGREIMSDPLFVNGVLYFGSFDGKVYAFE; encoded by the coding sequence ATGAAGTCGTATCGCATAATCCCTCTGTTGCTCATTGCGGTCGCTTTGATAGCCCTGCCTGCCGCGGACGAAGCTTCGGCCTGGCGGGGCGTTCAGAAGTGGAGTTACGACGCCCAGAACAGCGTCACAGGATCTCCCGTCGCAGTGAACGGCAACATCGTCATCGGCGACAGCGAAGGACGCCTTCTCGCTCTCGACGGGACCACGGGAGAGCTCCGGTGGACCTTCACCGCAGGCGCCACCATCAACGGAGCCCCAGCCCTCCTCGGCCCGACCCTTTTTACGGGAGGAGCCGACGGCACCCTCTTCGCGGTCGATGCGACAACGGGCCGGGAGGTCTGGCATTTCAGCCCCCCGGAAAAGTACACCCCCGGCGCCATCTGGTCATCCCCTGCTGCGGGAAACGGCCGGGTCTACTTCAACAGCGCCGACGGCAAGGTCTACGCTCTCGACGGGGCGTCGGGAAACCTGGTCTGGACATTCGACACGGGGCGTGAGCTTCGATCGTCCCCCGTTCTCAGCGGCAATCTCCTTTTCGTCGGAGCCTACGAAGGACTCTTCCACGCCCTTGATGCCGGGACCGGAAAAAAGGCATGGGGCGGCGGCAGCGGCGGCCCCATCACCACCCCCACGGCAGCGGACGGAATGGTCTTCTTCGGAAGCTGGGACGGAACTCTGCAGGCAGTCAGGATACAGGGGGTCATCCCACAGTGGAAGTTCAGCACCGGAGAATCCATCACCACCAGGCCCCTGGTGGCGGAGGGCAGAATTTTCTTCGGAACCGTGAACGGAAAGCTTGTGGCTCTGGAAGGCGCCTCCGGGAAACTTCTTTGGGAGTTTCCCGTACCGGGGGGCATTCACTCCAATCCTGCCTATCACGAGGGCATGGTGTTTTTCGGCAGCGACGGCGGCACCCTCTTCGCCCTGGACGCGGCGACCGGCAGGGAGGCATGGAAATTCGAATCCGGCCGGGAGATCATGTCGGATCCTCTCTTTGTTAACGGAGTGCTCTACTTCGGCAGCTTCGACGGAAAAGTCTACGCCTTCGAATAA
- a CDS encoding HD domain-containing protein has protein sequence MARTTKERDFMDNHGISAEWLGNYIEGFRGKDGNLHPLLEVKRIHSMKVRDNCALIADGLGWTGFLRDLALTAAVLHDAGRFLQFVTYGTFFDGASVDHGDLGGRVLEESFPWERLEGESAKATVLEAVRLHNKKFLPAGLSPEFLPVAEIVRDSDKIDVFRLVRRHVEENRVNDLLPRLNVGGGYSGELVRELEEEGQGSYRNVRSLADFLLVQLSWAFDLNFAPSFRILDGDGTFSWIAGRLPSHPAVDPFVDSVFRHVEAMA, from the coding sequence ATGGCCCGGACGACAAAGGAGCGTGACTTCATGGACAATCACGGCATTTCCGCGGAATGGCTCGGAAACTATATCGAAGGTTTCCGGGGGAAGGACGGAAATCTTCATCCTCTTCTCGAGGTAAAGAGGATACACAGCATGAAGGTCAGGGACAACTGCGCCCTGATTGCCGACGGCCTGGGTTGGACCGGCTTCCTCCGGGACCTGGCCCTGACGGCGGCTGTTCTCCACGATGCGGGGCGGTTTCTCCAGTTTGTCACCTACGGTACCTTCTTCGACGGTGCTTCGGTGGATCACGGAGATCTTGGGGGCAGGGTGCTTGAAGAATCTTTCCCCTGGGAACGGCTGGAGGGGGAGAGTGCGAAGGCGACGGTGCTGGAAGCGGTCAGGCTGCACAACAAAAAGTTCCTTCCTGCCGGTCTCTCCCCCGAATTCCTGCCAGTGGCCGAAATCGTAAGGGACAGCGACAAGATCGACGTTTTTCGGCTGGTCCGCCGCCACGTGGAGGAAAACAGGGTCAATGACCTCCTCCCCAGGCTGAATGTAGGCGGCGGCTATTCAGGGGAACTCGTCCGGGAGCTCGAGGAAGAGGGGCAGGGATCCTACCGGAACGTCCGTTCCCTTGCCGATTTTCTTCTCGTGCAGCTTTCGTGGGCCTTCGACCTCAACTTCGCCCCTTCTTTCCGCATCCTGGACGGGGACGGCACCTTTTCATGGATTGCCGGCAGGCTTCCCTCCCATCCCGCGGTGGATCCTTTCGTGGATTCCGTGTTCCGGCACGTGGAGGCCATGGCCTGA
- a CDS encoding serine dehydratase subunit alpha family protein produces the protein MFTIKEFLRTEVKPALGCTEPGAVALAVARAKEELGGPVDAVTVTVSDSIYKNGVDVGIPGTEGLRGNNVAAALSAFCGRSSYGLEVLKDCTGDDIESAKAMLGKNAVKITPDLDRHGVFIEAAVRSGDDVAVCRIEGSHTGISEVILNGKTVFSAEKAQSSSRNGSGKDLSAEIARMGFPELVSLVDTMDGEDTDYVMSGVEMNMTIAEYGFDPSHATGLDIGKTLKKHSGAAFDSDDLSLRIKAYAAAASDARMAGAPLAVMSSAGSGNHGVTAILPVAVCAQHFGKNREETARAVAFSHLATSYVKSRTGRLTPTCGCTVAAGAGAAAGITYLLTKDPEKAAQAMLVVLGNLVGMVCDGAKNTCALKVGTGALEAYHAALLVMNGHAPEPQGLVDKSLEQTVENMVQVSEKGMGNLDKAIIDVINQRFA, from the coding sequence GTGTTCACCATCAAGGAGTTTCTTCGGACGGAAGTCAAACCTGCGCTCGGATGTACCGAGCCCGGAGCGGTGGCACTGGCCGTCGCCCGGGCAAAGGAAGAACTCGGGGGACCGGTGGATGCCGTTACGGTGACCGTAAGCGACAGCATCTACAAGAACGGGGTCGACGTAGGCATTCCCGGAACGGAGGGCCTGAGGGGCAACAACGTGGCGGCGGCGCTTTCGGCATTCTGCGGCCGCTCCTCCTACGGCCTCGAGGTCCTCAAGGACTGCACCGGAGACGATATCGAATCGGCAAAGGCAATGCTCGGAAAAAACGCAGTCAAAATCACTCCCGATCTCGATCGTCACGGAGTTTTCATAGAAGCAGCCGTCAGGTCCGGAGACGATGTGGCCGTCTGCCGCATCGAGGGTTCCCATACAGGCATTTCGGAAGTGATCCTCAACGGAAAAACCGTGTTCTCCGCTGAAAAAGCCCAGTCATCTTCCCGGAACGGTTCCGGAAAAGACCTCTCCGCCGAAATAGCCCGAATGGGCTTTCCCGAACTTGTATCCCTGGTGGATACCATGGACGGCGAAGACACGGACTATGTCATGAGCGGCGTGGAAATGAACATGACCATCGCCGAGTACGGTTTCGATCCCTCCCACGCCACGGGTCTGGACATCGGCAAAACTCTGAAAAAACACAGCGGAGCTGCTTTCGACTCCGATGACCTCAGCCTCAGGATAAAGGCATACGCCGCCGCCGCATCCGACGCCCGCATGGCCGGAGCACCCCTCGCCGTCATGAGCAGTGCCGGGAGCGGCAACCACGGAGTGACGGCCATCCTTCCCGTAGCGGTCTGCGCGCAGCATTTCGGAAAAAACCGGGAGGAAACAGCCCGGGCCGTGGCCTTCAGCCACCTCGCCACAAGCTATGTGAAAAGCCGGACCGGGCGGCTCACCCCCACCTGCGGATGCACCGTGGCCGCCGGCGCCGGTGCGGCGGCGGGCATAACCTACCTGCTGACAAAAGATCCGGAAAAGGCTGCTCAGGCCATGCTCGTCGTCCTGGGGAACCTCGTCGGGATGGTGTGCGACGGGGCGAAAAACACCTGCGCCCTCAAAGTGGGCACGGGAGCCCTGGAGGCCTACCACGCAGCCCTTCTCGTGATGAACGGCCATGCTCCCGAACCCCAGGGACTGGTGGACAAATCCCTCGAACAGACAGTGGAGAACATGGTCCAGGTTTCCGAGAAGGGGATGGGAAACCTCGACAAGGCCATCATCGACGTTATAAACCAGCGGTTCGCATAA
- a CDS encoding NAD(P)H-dependent flavin oxidoreductase, whose amino-acid sequence MSQLPELKIGKHQPLYPVIQGGMGVAISGPNLAGHVARCGGVGTIASVGLACNSPHYNGRNYFEANQLAVKEGIQEARKIAGPKGVIAVNCMVALTDYDRHVKSACEGGVDVIISGAGLPLRLPEYAKEYPDVALVPIVSTVKAASLISRRWEKTYGRLPDGFVVETPKYAGGHLGVTKMDQVDDDEFSLEKVVPELVEFVEKEMGKDVPVIAAGGIWDRKDMERAFGLGAKGVQMGTRFACTFEGDASERFKQAYIDAREEDVVIIQSPAGLPGRALRSPFIDQYLKGHVESKPCIANCLTHCRYKTERETFCIAQALIDAYRGNWEEGLFFCGSNVTKVEKMEHVEDIMKELFPE is encoded by the coding sequence TTGAGCCAACTTCCGGAATTGAAGATAGGGAAACACCAGCCCCTGTATCCGGTGATCCAGGGAGGAATGGGGGTAGCCATTTCCGGGCCGAACCTTGCCGGGCACGTTGCCCGGTGCGGCGGGGTAGGAACTATCGCCAGCGTCGGGCTGGCCTGTAATTCCCCTCACTACAACGGCCGGAATTATTTTGAAGCCAACCAGCTCGCAGTGAAGGAAGGAATCCAGGAGGCCCGGAAAATAGCCGGACCGAAGGGCGTTATCGCAGTCAACTGCATGGTGGCCCTCACGGATTATGACCGCCACGTGAAATCCGCCTGCGAGGGCGGTGTGGATGTGATAATTTCCGGAGCGGGTCTCCCGCTCCGTCTTCCCGAATACGCGAAGGAGTACCCGGATGTGGCCCTCGTTCCAATTGTCAGCACCGTGAAGGCTGCGAGCCTGATTTCCAGGCGGTGGGAAAAGACCTACGGCAGGCTTCCCGACGGCTTCGTCGTGGAAACGCCCAAGTATGCGGGAGGGCATCTTGGCGTGACCAAGATGGACCAGGTGGACGACGACGAGTTCTCCCTGGAGAAGGTGGTCCCGGAACTCGTGGAATTCGTGGAGAAGGAGATGGGGAAGGATGTTCCCGTTATTGCCGCCGGGGGAATCTGGGACAGAAAGGACATGGAGCGGGCATTCGGCCTGGGCGCAAAGGGAGTGCAGATGGGAACGAGATTTGCGTGCACTTTCGAGGGGGATGCCTCCGAGCGCTTCAAGCAGGCCTACATCGATGCCAGGGAAGAGGACGTGGTAATCATCCAGAGTCCTGCGGGACTCCCCGGACGGGCCCTGCGGTCGCCTTTCATCGACCAGTATCTCAAGGGACACGTGGAGAGCAAGCCCTGCATAGCCAACTGCCTCACCCATTGCCGCTACAAGACTGAACGGGAGACTTTCTGCATCGCCCAGGCCCTCATCGACGCCTACAGGGGCAACTGGGAGGAAGGCCTGTTCTTCTGCGGCTCCAACGTCACAAAGGTAGAGAAAATGGAGCACGTGGAGGACATAATGAAGGAGCTGTTCCCGGAGTAG
- a CDS encoding mechanosensitive ion channel domain-containing protein has protein sequence MKTGRYGKPPRSGKFLIIVLVLLCAVLAPANFLSASETASPEVHQSPAPGNGAKEEWKPPSTPEGIAQRIEDIQKEMDLYLKQREEIQTDDGVESEALRRLTVALGAVQNVYSRYNSALENLGRARDEAAEASLNEGKSLIKESPPYNLSFYENVRNQFEGVDQRLKSVLSSVRLAEGSLESLRRQVAQLEGRVAELRQEGHTPEGKTITKELQLREAEADLETARVTIFLQNTNLEAYRVRRTFLEAQKKILENDLAGVKENLHFDEADRNSRMEAIAQQITKTREGIAALQAEREKLRSALTRAQGELSSARNDQQRLVARAGVSEREAWLRHNQAGLEQAEQELTVLDENRKIWEVRYGLIQGTVKTQEIWDYRSSVSSRIKDLENMFQVQQRTLASLQADILAAQKELEEAKANNAVAARMQKRIEALDKTVQTTNATVALLLGLFNNYNRFHEELTNQIDAVRIAEQVTRFGRDRFLAFWNISLWSGEGFDVTIAKLVLAIVLFGAAFFLSGRLTAFLGRTLLKRFGLDASARTATQQILFYVFMASFILSALDLVGIPLTAFAFLGGALAIGIGFGAQNFFNNLISGFILMFSKPIRPDDTIEIDGLFATVEEIGSRSTRVKTFDNIDVLMPNSYFLNNKIINWTLTDQKIRLRINVGVAYGSDVREVEKLLLKAADDHSRVLGKPEPYVVFREFGPNALEFSLFFWVDMTNASTVKVASDLRFRLVALFEDKNITVALPQMDVHLNATEPIEVFMRRPAREASPQQQEEN, from the coding sequence GTGAAGACCGGCCGATACGGAAAACCGCCCCGATCAGGAAAATTCCTGATCATCGTTCTTGTTCTGCTTTGTGCCGTCCTGGCCCCGGCGAATTTTCTTTCAGCCTCGGAGACGGCTTCTCCGGAGGTTCACCAGTCCCCGGCCCCCGGCAACGGGGCGAAGGAGGAATGGAAGCCGCCGTCGACCCCTGAAGGCATTGCCCAGCGGATCGAGGATATCCAGAAGGAGATGGACCTCTACCTCAAGCAGAGAGAAGAAATCCAGACCGACGACGGCGTGGAATCGGAAGCCCTGCGGAGACTCACCGTGGCCCTCGGGGCGGTTCAGAACGTGTATTCCAGGTACAACTCCGCCCTCGAAAACCTGGGCCGGGCACGGGATGAAGCAGCCGAGGCCTCTCTAAACGAAGGAAAGTCACTCATCAAGGAAAGCCCCCCCTATAACCTTTCCTTCTACGAAAATGTACGCAACCAGTTTGAAGGGGTGGACCAGAGGCTGAAATCGGTCCTCTCTTCCGTCCGCCTCGCTGAAGGTTCCCTCGAAAGTCTCCGACGCCAGGTCGCCCAGCTTGAGGGGCGGGTCGCCGAGCTCCGGCAGGAGGGCCATACTCCGGAAGGAAAGACCATAACGAAAGAACTGCAGCTTCGGGAGGCAGAGGCCGACCTGGAGACGGCGAGGGTCACCATTTTTCTCCAGAACACCAACCTGGAAGCCTACAGGGTCAGACGCACCTTCCTCGAGGCCCAGAAAAAAATACTGGAAAACGACCTTGCAGGGGTCAAGGAGAACCTCCACTTTGACGAAGCGGACCGGAACAGCCGGATGGAAGCGATCGCCCAGCAGATCACGAAAACCCGGGAGGGTATTGCGGCACTCCAGGCGGAAAGAGAAAAGCTCCGCAGCGCACTTACCAGGGCCCAGGGAGAACTGAGTTCAGCCCGTAACGACCAGCAGCGTCTTGTGGCCAGGGCCGGAGTTTCCGAGAGGGAGGCATGGCTGAGGCACAACCAGGCGGGGCTGGAGCAGGCTGAACAGGAACTCACCGTGCTTGACGAAAACAGGAAGATCTGGGAGGTGCGGTACGGCCTTATACAGGGCACGGTAAAGACCCAGGAGATCTGGGACTACCGCAGCAGCGTGAGCAGCAGGATCAAGGACCTGGAGAACATGTTCCAGGTTCAGCAGCGGACCCTGGCCTCCCTTCAGGCCGATATACTGGCCGCCCAGAAGGAACTCGAGGAGGCGAAGGCCAACAACGCCGTTGCCGCCCGTATGCAGAAGCGCATTGAGGCGCTGGACAAGACCGTCCAGACCACCAATGCCACCGTGGCCCTGCTGCTGGGGCTCTTCAACAACTACAACCGGTTCCACGAGGAACTGACCAACCAGATCGACGCGGTGCGCATCGCCGAGCAGGTCACCCGTTTCGGCAGGGACCGCTTCCTGGCCTTCTGGAACATTTCCCTCTGGTCCGGTGAAGGTTTTGATGTCACCATAGCGAAACTCGTCCTCGCCATCGTCCTCTTCGGTGCGGCTTTCTTCCTGAGCGGCAGGCTCACCGCCTTTCTCGGAAGGACGCTGCTGAAACGATTCGGCCTCGACGCGTCAGCCCGGACGGCCACCCAGCAGATCCTCTTTTATGTCTTCATGGCCTCCTTCATCCTGTCGGCCCTTGACCTGGTCGGCATTCCCCTCACGGCGTTCGCCTTCCTTGGCGGCGCCCTGGCCATCGGCATCGGTTTCGGCGCCCAGAACTTCTTCAACAACCTCATCAGCGGATTCATCCTGATGTTTTCAAAGCCCATCAGGCCGGACGACACCATCGAGATAGACGGCCTGTTCGCCACCGTTGAAGAGATCGGGTCCCGGTCCACCCGGGTGAAGACCTTCGACAACATCGATGTTCTCATGCCCAACAGCTATTTCCTGAACAACAAGATCATCAACTGGACCCTGACGGACCAGAAGATCCGGCTTCGGATCAACGTGGGAGTGGCCTACGGCTCGGACGTGAGGGAAGTGGAGAAGCTGCTGCTGAAGGCGGCGGACGACCACTCCAGGGTGCTCGGCAAGCCGGAACCCTACGTGGTTTTCCGGGAGTTCGGTCCCAATGCTCTGGAGTTCAGCCTCTTCTTCTGGGTGGACATGACCAACGCTTCCACGGTGAAGGTGGCCAGCGACCTCCGGTTCCGCCTCGTCGCCCTCTTCGAGGACAAGAATATCACCGTGGCCTTGC